A window of the Streptomyces luomodiensis genome harbors these coding sequences:
- the gltB gene encoding glutamate synthase large subunit — translation MRSASHPARQGMYDPRNEHDACGVGFVATLTGEASHELVEQALTVLRNLEHRGATGSEPDSGDGAGILVQVPDAFLRASVTGFELPEAGAYAVGIAFLPEGETEGAAAVEQIERLAADEGLTVLGWREVPVAPELLGNGARATMPVFRQLFVADGTSTGVALDRKAFMLRKRAEREAGVYFPSLSSRTLVYKGMLTTGQLEPFFPDLSDRRFATAIALVHSRFSTNTFPSWPLAHPYRFVAHNGEINTVQGNRNWMRARESQLVSDLFGDKALERVFPICTPDASDSATFDEVLELLHLGGRSLPHSVLMMVPEAWENHPSMDPARRAFYQYHSTMMEPWDGPACVTFTDGTQVGAVLDRNGLRPGRYWVTDDGLVVLSSEVGVLDIDPAKVVRKGRLQPGRMFLVDTVEHRIIEDDEIKAQLAAEQPYGEWLEAGLIGLADLPEREHIVHTHASVTRRQQTFGYTEEELRVLLAPMAKTGAEPIGSMGTDSPIAALSERPRLLFDYFTQLFAQVTNPPLDAIREELVTSLISSLGPQGNLLEPTAASCRSVTLPFPVIDNDELAKLIHINADGDMPGLKAATLSGLYRVGGGGQALAARLDEICAEADAAIEDGARLIVLSDRHSDAEHAPIPSLLLTSAVHHHLIRTKQRTQVGLLVEAGDVREVHHVALLIGYGAAAVNPYLAMESVEDLVRAGTFLPGVEAEVAIKNLIKALGKGVLKVMSKMGISTVASYRGAQVFEAVGLDESFVDTYFHGTATKIGGAGLDVVAKEVAARHAKAYPASGVPSAHRALEIGGEYQWRREGEPHLFDPETVFRLQHSTRSRRYDIFKKYTGRVNEQSERLMTLRGLFSFKNERPSIPIDEVEPVSEIVKRFSTGAMSYGSISQEAHETLAIAMNQLGGKSNTGEGGEDSDRLHDPARRSSIKQVASGRFGVTSEYLVNSDDIQIKMAQGAKPGEGGQLPGHKVYPWVAKTRHSTPGVGLISPPPHHDIYSIEDLAQLIHDLKNANPQARIHVKLVSEVGVGTVAAGVSKAHADVVLISGHDGGTGASPLTSLKHAGGPWELGLAETQQTLLLNGLRDRIVVQTDGQLKTGRDVVIAALLGAEEFGFATAPLVVSGCVMMRVCHLDTCPVGIATQNPVLRERYSGKAEFVVNFFEFIAEEVRELLAELGFRTLDEAIGHAELLDTTRAVQHWKAQGLDLAPLLYVPELPEGAVRHQAVEQDHGLAKALDNQLIKLAADALNADSAETAQPVRAQVAIRNINRTVGTMLGHEVTRKFGGAGLPDDTIDITFTGSAGQSFGAFVPRGVTLRLEGDANDYVGKGLSGGRIVVRPDRSADHLAEYSTIAGNTLAYGATGGEMYLRGRVGERFCVRNSGATVVSEGVGDHGCEYMTGGHAVVLGPTGRNFAAGMSGGVAYVIDLDRDNVNGDLRDAVGGLDDADKRWLHDAVRRHHEETGSTVAGALLDDWEAALPRFSKIIPATYQAVLAAKEAAERAGLSESETHEKMMEAAING, via the coding sequence ATGCGTTCTGCATCCCACCCCGCCCGACAGGGGATGTACGACCCGCGCAATGAGCACGACGCCTGTGGCGTCGGCTTCGTGGCGACCCTCACCGGCGAGGCCAGCCATGAGCTCGTGGAGCAGGCTCTCACCGTGCTGAGGAACCTCGAGCACCGCGGCGCCACCGGTTCCGAGCCCGACTCCGGCGATGGTGCGGGCATCCTCGTCCAGGTCCCGGACGCCTTCCTGCGGGCCAGTGTGACCGGCTTCGAGCTGCCCGAGGCCGGTGCCTACGCGGTGGGCATCGCGTTCCTCCCCGAGGGGGAGACCGAGGGCGCGGCCGCCGTGGAGCAGATCGAGCGGCTCGCCGCCGACGAGGGGCTCACCGTCCTCGGCTGGCGCGAGGTGCCCGTCGCCCCCGAGCTGCTGGGCAACGGGGCCCGTGCCACCATGCCCGTCTTCCGTCAGCTCTTCGTGGCCGACGGCACCAGCACCGGCGTGGCCCTGGACCGCAAGGCGTTCATGCTGCGCAAGCGTGCCGAGCGCGAGGCGGGGGTCTACTTCCCCTCGCTGTCCTCCCGCACCCTGGTCTACAAGGGCATGCTGACCACCGGACAGCTGGAGCCGTTCTTCCCGGACCTCTCCGACCGCCGCTTCGCCACGGCCATCGCGCTGGTCCACTCCCGGTTCTCCACCAACACCTTCCCGAGCTGGCCGCTGGCCCACCCGTACCGCTTCGTCGCCCACAACGGTGAGATCAACACCGTCCAGGGCAACCGCAACTGGATGCGTGCCCGGGAGTCCCAGCTGGTCAGCGACCTGTTCGGGGACAAGGCGCTGGAGCGGGTCTTCCCCATCTGCACCCCGGACGCCTCCGACTCGGCGACCTTCGACGAGGTCCTGGAGCTGCTCCACCTCGGCGGCCGCTCGCTGCCGCACTCGGTGCTGATGATGGTCCCCGAGGCGTGGGAGAACCACCCCTCCATGGACCCGGCCCGGCGCGCCTTCTACCAGTACCACTCCACGATGATGGAGCCCTGGGACGGCCCGGCCTGTGTCACCTTCACCGACGGCACCCAGGTCGGCGCCGTGCTGGACCGCAACGGTCTGCGCCCCGGCCGCTACTGGGTCACCGACGACGGTCTGGTCGTGCTCTCCTCCGAGGTCGGCGTCCTGGACATCGACCCGGCCAAGGTGGTCCGCAAGGGCCGGCTCCAGCCGGGCCGGATGTTCCTGGTCGACACCGTCGAGCACCGCATCATCGAGGACGACGAGATCAAGGCCCAGCTGGCCGCCGAGCAGCCGTACGGCGAGTGGCTCGAGGCCGGTCTGATCGGCCTGGCCGACCTGCCCGAGCGCGAGCACATCGTGCACACCCACGCCTCGGTCACCCGCCGCCAGCAGACCTTCGGCTACACCGAGGAGGAGCTGCGCGTCCTGCTCGCGCCGATGGCCAAGACCGGCGCCGAGCCGATCGGCTCGATGGGCACCGACTCGCCGATCGCCGCCCTTTCCGAGCGGCCGCGGCTGCTGTTCGACTACTTCACCCAGCTGTTCGCGCAGGTCACCAACCCGCCGCTGGACGCGATCCGCGAGGAGCTGGTCACCTCGCTGATCTCCTCGCTGGGCCCGCAGGGCAATCTGCTGGAGCCGACCGCGGCCTCCTGTCGCAGCGTTACCCTGCCCTTCCCGGTGATCGACAACGATGAGCTGGCCAAGCTCATCCACATCAACGCCGACGGCGACATGCCCGGCCTCAAGGCGGCGACCCTCTCGGGCCTGTACCGGGTCGGCGGCGGCGGTCAGGCGCTCGCCGCCCGGCTGGACGAGATCTGCGCCGAGGCCGACGCCGCCATCGAGGACGGCGCCCGGCTGATCGTGCTCTCCGACCGCCACTCGGACGCCGAGCACGCCCCGATCCCCTCGCTGCTGCTCACCTCCGCGGTCCACCACCACCTGATCCGCACCAAGCAGCGCACCCAGGTGGGGCTGCTGGTCGAGGCGGGCGACGTCCGCGAGGTGCACCATGTCGCGCTGCTGATCGGCTACGGGGCCGCGGCCGTCAACCCGTACCTGGCCATGGAGTCGGTCGAGGACCTGGTCCGGGCGGGCACCTTCCTGCCCGGGGTCGAGGCCGAGGTCGCGATCAAGAACCTGATCAAGGCGCTCGGCAAGGGCGTCCTGAAGGTCATGTCCAAGATGGGCATCTCGACCGTGGCCTCCTACCGGGGCGCGCAGGTCTTCGAGGCCGTCGGTCTGGACGAGTCCTTCGTGGACACCTACTTCCACGGCACCGCCACCAAGATCGGCGGCGCGGGCCTGGACGTCGTCGCCAAGGAGGTCGCCGCCCGCCACGCCAAGGCGTACCCCGCCTCCGGCGTCCCCTCCGCCCACCGGGCGCTGGAGATCGGCGGCGAGTACCAGTGGCGCCGTGAGGGCGAGCCGCACCTCTTCGACCCCGAGACGGTCTTCCGGCTCCAGCACTCCACCCGGTCGCGTCGCTACGACATCTTCAAGAAGTACACCGGCCGGGTGAACGAGCAGTCCGAGCGGCTGATGACGCTGCGCGGCCTGTTCTCCTTCAAGAACGAGCGCCCCTCGATCCCGATCGACGAGGTCGAGCCGGTCAGCGAGATCGTCAAGCGGTTCTCCACCGGCGCCATGAGTTACGGCTCCATCTCCCAGGAGGCGCACGAGACCCTCGCCATCGCCATGAACCAGCTGGGCGGCAAGTCCAACACCGGTGAGGGCGGCGAGGACTCCGACCGGCTGCACGACCCCGCCCGGCGGTCGTCGATCAAGCAGGTGGCCTCCGGCCGCTTCGGTGTGACCAGCGAGTACCTGGTCAACTCCGACGACATCCAGATCAAGATGGCCCAGGGCGCCAAGCCCGGTGAGGGCGGTCAGCTGCCCGGCCACAAGGTCTACCCGTGGGTCGCCAAGACCCGGCACTCCACCCCGGGCGTCGGCCTGATCTCCCCGCCGCCGCACCACGACATCTACTCGATCGAGGATCTGGCCCAGCTGATCCACGACCTGAAGAACGCCAACCCGCAGGCGCGCATCCACGTCAAGCTGGTCTCCGAGGTCGGCGTCGGCACCGTGGCCGCGGGTGTCTCCAAGGCGCACGCCGATGTGGTGCTGATCTCCGGCCACGACGGCGGCACCGGCGCCTCGCCGCTCACCTCGCTCAAGCACGCGGGCGGCCCCTGGGAGCTCGGCCTCGCCGAGACCCAGCAGACGCTGCTGCTCAACGGGTTGCGTGACCGTATCGTGGTGCAGACCGACGGCCAGCTGAAGACCGGCCGTGACGTGGTCATCGCCGCCCTGCTCGGTGCCGAGGAGTTCGGCTTCGCCACCGCGCCGCTGGTCGTCTCCGGCTGTGTGATGATGCGCGTCTGCCACCTGGACACCTGCCCGGTCGGCATCGCCACCCAGAACCCGGTGCTGCGCGAGCGCTACAGCGGCAAGGCCGAGTTCGTGGTGAACTTCTTCGAGTTCATCGCCGAGGAGGTCCGCGAGCTCCTCGCCGAGCTGGGCTTCCGCACGCTGGACGAGGCCATCGGCCACGCCGAGCTGCTGGACACCACCCGCGCCGTACAGCACTGGAAGGCGCAAGGACTGGACCTCGCCCCGCTGCTGTACGTGCCCGAGCTGCCCGAGGGCGCCGTCCGCCACCAGGCGGTCGAGCAGGACCACGGCCTGGCCAAGGCGCTGGACAACCAGCTGATCAAGCTGGCGGCCGACGCGCTGAACGCCGACAGCGCCGAGACCGCCCAGCCGGTCCGCGCCCAGGTCGCGATCCGCAACATCAACCGGACCGTGGGCACCATGCTCGGCCATGAGGTGACCCGGAAGTTCGGCGGCGCGGGCCTGCCCGACGACACCATCGACATCACCTTCACCGGTTCGGCCGGCCAGTCCTTCGGCGCGTTCGTGCCCCGCGGTGTCACGCTGCGGCTCGAGGGCGACGCCAATGACTACGTGGGCAAGGGCCTCTCCGGTGGCCGGATCGTGGTCCGCCCGGACCGGAGCGCGGACCACCTCGCCGAGTACTCGACCATCGCGGGCAACACCCTCGCGTACGGTGCGACCGGCGGTGAGATGTACCTGCGCGGCCGGGTCGGCGAGCGGTTCTG
- a CDS encoding VIT1/CCC1 transporter family protein, giving the protein MSVIDSAESPHIAHRDNHTHRDVNGGWLRPAVFGAMDGLVSNLALMTGVAGGAVDRQTIVITGLAGLAAGAFSMAAGEYTSVASQRDLVQAELEVERRELRKHPVDELEELAALYESRGVEPALAREVAEQLSRDPEQALEIHAREELGVDPDDLPSPLVAAVSSFGCFALGALLPVLPYLLGATALWPAVLLALIGLFGCGAVVARVTARSWWYSGLRQLALGGAAAGVTYALGTFFGTAVG; this is encoded by the coding sequence ATGTCCGTCATCGACAGCGCCGAGTCCCCGCATATCGCCCACCGCGACAACCACACCCACCGTGATGTGAACGGCGGCTGGCTGCGTCCGGCCGTCTTCGGTGCCATGGACGGACTGGTCTCCAACCTCGCGCTGATGACCGGTGTGGCCGGCGGTGCCGTGGACCGGCAGACCATCGTGATCACCGGTCTGGCGGGACTGGCGGCCGGCGCCTTCTCCATGGCCGCCGGTGAGTACACCTCCGTCGCCTCCCAGCGCGATCTGGTCCAGGCCGAGCTGGAGGTGGAGCGGCGCGAGCTGCGCAAGCACCCGGTGGACGAGCTGGAGGAGCTGGCGGCGCTCTACGAGTCGCGCGGTGTGGAGCCGGCCCTGGCCCGGGAGGTGGCCGAGCAGCTGTCCCGGGACCCCGAGCAGGCGCTGGAGATACACGCCCGCGAGGAGCTGGGCGTGGACCCGGACGACCTTCCGTCGCCGCTGGTCGCGGCGGTGTCCTCGTTCGGCTGCTTCGCGCTGGGCGCGCTGCTGCCGGTGCTGCCGTATCTGCTGGGCGCCACGGCGCTGTGGCCGGCCGTGCTGCTGGCGCTGATCGGGCTGTTCGGCTGCGGTGCGGTGGTGGCGCGGGTGACCGCCCGCTCCTGGTGGTACAGCGGGCTGCGGCAGCTGGCGCTGGGCGGTGCGGCGGCGGGTGTGACCTACGCCCTGGGCACTTTCTTCGGAACGGCCGTAGGATGA